GGGGCCGCTGACACGGTTACGCACCCCGAGCACCCGAGCCTCTAGGAGTTCCACCCCGTGGAGAAGCACACCGTTCGCGTTCACCCTTCTGCTGAAGAGTTCCCGAAGAAGGAGCACCTGGCCTGGAAGGTCGCCGAAGTCGCGGCCGATCCGGTGGCCGTCCCGCAGGATTCCGCCGACATGGCGGTAAACCGCATCATCGACAACGCCTCGGTGGCGGTCGCGTCCGTGCTGCGCCGTCCGCCGTCGACGGCCCGCTCCCAGGCGCTGAGCCACCCGTACTCCCCCGGTTCGACGGTCTTCGGTGTTCCCGGCACGTACTCGCCGGAGTGGGCTGCCCTGGCCAACGGCACCGCCGTGCGCGAACTCGACTTCCACGACACCTTCCTGGCTGCCGAGTATTCCCACCCGGGTGACAACATCCCGCCGATCCTGGCCACCGCCCAGCACAAGGGACTGTCCGGCGCCGAGCTCGTCCGGGGCATCGTCACCGGCTACGAGATCCAGGTCGACCTGGTCAAGGGCATCTGCCTGCACGAGCACAAGATCGACCACGTCGCTCACCTCGGCCCGTCGGTCGCTGCCGGCATCGGCACGCTGCTCAAGCTCGACACCGAGACCATCTACCAGGCCATCGGCCAGGCGCTGCACACCACGACCGCCACCCGTCAGTCCCGGAAGGGCCTGATCAGCTCCTGGAAGGCATTCGCACCGGCCTTCGCCGGCAAGATGGCCATCGAGTCGGTCGACCGTGCGATGCGCGGCGAGGGTGCACCGTCCCCGATCTGGGAAGGCGAGGACGGGGTCATCGCCTGGATGCTGGACGGCAAGGACGCCAACTACACGGTGCCCCTGCCCGCCCCCGGAGAGGAGAAGCGCGGCATCCTGGACACCTACACCAAGGAGCACTCCGCGGAGTACCAGTCCCAGGCCCCGATCGACCTGGCACGGCGTATGGGCCAGCAGCTCCGCGACCAGGGACAGGACCTGTCGCAGATCGAGTCCATCGTCCTGCACACCAGCCACCACACCCACTACGTCATCGGCACCGGTGCGAACGACCCGCAGAAGTTCGACCCGGACGCCTCCCGGGAGACGCTCGACCACTCCGTGATGTACATCTTCGCCGTCGCCCTCCAGGACGGTGAGTGGCACCACGAGCGCAGCTACTCCCCGGAACGGGCGCACCGTGGCGAGACCATCGAGCTGTGGAACAAGATCAGCACCGTCGAGGACCCGGAGTGGACCCGCCGCTACCACTCCACCGACCCGAATGAGAAGGCTTTCGGCGCGCGTGCCGTCATCACCCTCACCGACGGGACGGTCCTGGAGGACGAGCTGGCCGTCGCCGACGCCCACCCGCTGGGAGCGCATCCCTTCACCCGTGAGCAGTACATCGGCAAGTTCCGCACTCTGGCCGAAGGTCTGGTCGATGACAAGGAGCAGGACCGCTTCCTCGAAGCCGCCACCAACACTCTGGAGCTCGGTGCCGGCGACCTCAACCAGCTGACCGTCACGTTCTCCCAGGATGCGCTGGCACGCGCGCCGAAGATCACCGAGGGGCTGTTCTAGATGCCCGGCCTGTTCTCAAGCAACGTCACCCCCACCGACCGTCGTACAGCGTTCCGCAAGGCATTGACGTCCGGGACGATTCAGCGGTTGCCCGGTGCTTTTTCACCCCTGGTGGCCCGGGCCATCCAGGAAGCCGGACTGGACGGCGTCTACGTCTCAGGTGCAGTCGTCGCAGCGGACCTTGCACTTCCGGACATCGGACTGACCACTCTCACCGAGGTGGCGGGACGCTCCCGGCAGATCGCCCGCGCCACGGACCTGCCCGTCCTGGTCGACGCAGACACCGGGTTCGGTGAACCCATGTCCGCTGCCCGGACGGTCAGCGAGCTGGAAGACGCCGGTGTTGCGGGGTGCCACCTCGAAGACCAGGTCAACCCGAAGCGGTGCGGCCATCTCGACGGCAAGGAGGTCGTCCCGACCGAGTTGATGCTGCGCAGGATCACTGCCGCCGTCAACGAACGTCGCGACGATTCTTTCGTGATCTGTGCCCGTACCGACGCTGCCGCAGTCGAAGGCATCGACTCCGCCATCGAACGGGCGAAGGCCTACGCCGATGCCGGGGCCGACCTGATCTTCACCGAGGCACTGCACACCCCTGCGGACTTCGAGAAGTTCCGTGCAGCGGTCGACACTCCCCTGCTGGCGAATATGACCGAGTTCGGGAAAACCGAGCTGCTCAGCGCGAGCACGCTGCAGGACATCGGCTACAACGCGGTGATCTACCCCGTGACCACCCTGCGGATCGCGATGGGTCAGGTCGAGGCAGCGCTGAGCGACATCGCCGAGACCGGCACCCAGACCGGTTGGATCGACCGCATGCAGCACCGTTCCCGATTGTATGAACTGCTGCGTTACAGCGAGTACAACGCCTTCGACACAGATGTCTTCACCTACACCAGACCGGACGACAACTAGCTCCGACCGGCACCACCACCCGACACCACCACACGGTTGTCACCACCAACTGAAAGGACTTTCCTGATGAGCGAGAACAACACAGAGATCCGCAAGGG
The genomic region above belongs to Corynebacterium glyciniphilum AJ 3170 and contains:
- the prpD gene encoding 2-methylcitrate dehydratase PrpD — protein: MEKHTVRVHPSAEEFPKKEHLAWKVAEVAADPVAVPQDSADMAVNRIIDNASVAVASVLRRPPSTARSQALSHPYSPGSTVFGVPGTYSPEWAALANGTAVRELDFHDTFLAAEYSHPGDNIPPILATAQHKGLSGAELVRGIVTGYEIQVDLVKGICLHEHKIDHVAHLGPSVAAGIGTLLKLDTETIYQAIGQALHTTTATRQSRKGLISSWKAFAPAFAGKMAIESVDRAMRGEGAPSPIWEGEDGVIAWMLDGKDANYTVPLPAPGEEKRGILDTYTKEHSAEYQSQAPIDLARRMGQQLRDQGQDLSQIESIVLHTSHHTHYVIGTGANDPQKFDPDASRETLDHSVMYIFAVALQDGEWHHERSYSPERAHRGETIELWNKISTVEDPEWTRRYHSTDPNEKAFGARAVITLTDGTVLEDELAVADAHPLGAHPFTREQYIGKFRTLAEGLVDDKEQDRFLEAATNTLELGAGDLNQLTVTFSQDALARAPKITEGLF
- the prpB gene encoding methylisocitrate lyase codes for the protein MPGLFSSNVTPTDRRTAFRKALTSGTIQRLPGAFSPLVARAIQEAGLDGVYVSGAVVAADLALPDIGLTTLTEVAGRSRQIARATDLPVLVDADTGFGEPMSAARTVSELEDAGVAGCHLEDQVNPKRCGHLDGKEVVPTELMLRRITAAVNERRDDSFVICARTDAAAVEGIDSAIERAKAYADAGADLIFTEALHTPADFEKFRAAVDTPLLANMTEFGKTELLSASTLQDIGYNAVIYPVTTLRIAMGQVEAALSDIAETGTQTGWIDRMQHRSRLYELLRYSEYNAFDTDVFTYTRPDDN